The region GAGCTAGTGCCTCTCTAGACACCCAGGCTGTCCGTCAACAATGCAGGTCTTGACACGATGTACGCTTTTTTTGAAGTCATGCCTTGGCCCGTTGCTCCTAGAATTAGTGACTGTGAAATCATCATGATATTCGGCCgtttttttgtttctgttAGAACTTCCGCTTTTCCCCAGAACTCTTCAATACACACGACCTAGATTAATGGGAGTCACGAAATAGCCCCCCGTATCTCGATCCTGCTGATACTGATGTCGTTTTCGACGAATCTAGAGTGAGACAAGCACACACACATATTTCCAGCTTCATACAAGTGGTACATTACGAGAGCAGCATTTGCTGGTCGTAACTATCACGCTGGCTTGTTCTGGAATGCGAAACCCCGTTAATCATATAGACATCAATATTTTGGGCAATCGTCAATAGTCTCCAAGGTCTCGCCGTTAGGCGGATCATAGGCAGCCCTGAAACATCAACGGATTGCAAAATTTGCTCGTTCTTGATATTGGACTATTCATTGGGAGAAGTTTGAAGTTCATACTGTACCTAATTTCATTCTCGTCGCactaaataatattgctGAAATCCAAGCTGACGTACCGAGTCCAATGTTTGCGTAGAGTTCGGTATATAGTATGCTAGCTCAAACCAAGGTTGGGCAGGAGATTTTGTGATGAGCCCTTACgcatttccatttcattAGCAGTGAGTCAAGGGCCGTCAAAAATTACAACCTTGAGGCGGCCCCTTCAAAAGTAGGTTCTGGCAACTTGAACACTCGCCTTGCATTCCCAGCCATGAAATCACGCACAACATCCTCCCTCAGTCCCTTAGTCGTTCCGGTTCCCAGCTCCTTCACCGCGTCCACGCAAGCTTTCCAACCAAGCTGCGGAAAGTTGGTCCCAAACATGACCTTCTTCCTACCCGTCGTGTTCGCAAACGTGAAGAATTCTGGTGGGTAGTACTTTGGCGACCACGCACTCGTGTCAATATACACATTCTCATGTTTCCAAGCCACAGAAACCGCCTCCCCTATCCAGGGATACCCCAAGTGACCTCCTACTATTTTAAGAGCCGGGAACTTGAGGGCAATTTCGTCAATATATGGAATAGGGCGACCGACTTCACTAGGGCACAGTGGCCCAGTGTGTCCAATCTGAGTGCAAAAAGGAACATCGAGCTCTATGCACTTGACGTAAAGTGGCCAGTAGTGAGCATCCGTCGGAGGCAAGTTCCACAGCCAGGGCACAACTCGTAGGCCCTTGAAGCCTTCGACTCGGACGTAATGATCCAGTTCCTTGACTGCCGCAACTGGGTCGTGGAGATCCACGGAAACGAGTCCAAAGATACGGGTTGGGTATGCGCGTGTGTATTCAGCGACTTGTTCGTTGGAGAATATGACTGAGCCAGGTCGGTTCCAGGCTGCTAGAAGAATTTGAGAAACGCCAGCCTCGTCCATCTTTGCAATCACTTCGGCGGGTGTGTGCCTGCGATTACCCAGCTCAGGATCTGCATGGCTTTGAGCAAAGAGACGTGCAGTTTCTGGGATGTATATCTGAGCATGTTAATATCCTGTGAGGCGATAGTTTGATGACGTTGTCGAGTCGATTCTGGGGCTACAGAACAGCAGAACTTACACCAGTGGGATTTGCCCAAACATCAACGACGGGAAGACTCATTCTGGCCACTTCGACTGCTCAACAACCGCGACTTGACGACAACAAACTTTGACAGGAATATTGGCCGTTTCGCACTCTGGGCCTTATTTATTCAGCAGCGCAGACTTGTCGTTATGTTGTGAACATGTTTGCCGAGGTTGAAAGTAAAATCAGCCCACAATTGATCAACCCAACGCGGGGCACAACTTCAACCCTAACCCTTGAAGACCGAGATTCCCATGTAAAAGTTCATGGCGATGTAGTTATATATGGAGAAGCAAATATGACACAATCCCTAGCAGGAGAAACCATTATATTGTTGTACCTTAACTATCTCTACGGTCCTGAAAGAAGACTGTTCTGGAACCCCAGGTCAATTATGCTACCCCCTGATCATACTACTTGGTAATTTATAACCCCCATACCTCAGATGGTCAAATAAGTCTTCAGAGGCAACTTGGTGCTACTTCGCCCAATGTAAATCTCGTACTGGCCCTTCTGTAACTGCCACTTCTGCGCCTCAGTATTCCAAACACTGAGGTCCCTCCGAGTGAGCTGGAAAGTGACGTCGGTTTTTTGTccagccttgaggaacgGCTTCTCGAATCCCCGAAGCTGCTTAGCCCGAAGCCCCGGAATTCGCACATAAAGCTGAGCAGCTTCAGCGCCATCAACATGACCACCATTAACAAGCGTAAAAGAAACAGTCGCGATCGTCTCCCATAGGTCTTCTTGTCCGCCGATGCTAATCTTGTCCTGCGGCCACTGGCTCTGGAAGTTGCCAGATGGTCCCTGAAGCTTGATATTGGAGTAGTCATAGCGTGTATAGCTTAGCCCATAGCCGAACTCGTACCGTGGCTGGATGTGATTCTTTTCAAAGTACTTGTAATCGGTGTAAATTCCTTGGTTGTAATCGGCTTGGGGAGACTTGCTTCCGCTTTGTGCAAAAGGGCTAAGCAGAGGGCCATAATCAGATTCTTGCCTCGCCACAGTGTATGGAATTTTTCCCGATGGGTTAGATTCTCCCCAGAGCAGGGAAACCAGTGCGTTACCGCTGTCCTGGCCAGGAAGATGTGCGAACAAGACTGCAGTGACATTGGGATGGTCGACAAATCCGTCAACCAGTCTTACTCCAGCATTGTGAAGCACAACTATGGTCTTGGAACATTGGCTTGCCACAGACTTGATCAATGTGTCTGTGTACTCATCTTGCAACGCGGGGCGGTCAGAACCCTCACTTGACCATGCGTTGCCAAAGACTATGCAGGCGTCTGAGGCGGAGTTGACAACCGGCTTACTGGAATTTAAATCTTGGTGCAGAGTGAATCCAtctttggcagccttggcagccaaTGCGTCCTGTGGCGATGTGAAAGAAGCTGGAGTAACCGCACCAGAGCCACCGCCGCCGAACAGAGTTCCTTTCGGACCGATTGGTGTCTGATCGTTGTGAAGACCAAGTGCAGGAGCTTGTCCTGTCGTCCATGATCCATCCGTATCTTCAGCAGCAGTCCATTTTGGCGGGGTGTTTGCAGAGTAGCCGAATATCGAAACGATCTTTGGGTGTTGCAGAGGAAGGGTGTTTCTGTCGTTCTTTACCAGAACATGGCCTTCAATAGCCCCTTGTTGAATGATAGGTAGGTCGTTTGGATCACGACCTTCAATTACATCATGTGGTTTGCTAACGCTCTTTGGCATGCCGATACCTGGTTTTGGGAaaccttggtcttgtccaACTTGATACCAAGCGGCGATTATTCTACGAGTCGGTTAGGGTACGGAGTTCAACGTCAGTGTGAGGTGTAACTTACCTGGTGGCCATATCGGTCACTCGAGCTTCTGGGAACGAGCCGTTATTGACAGCATTTATTAGAGTCTTTCCCCAAGTTCCGGCGTCTGGCATTCCCATGTCCAACCCGCCAGTTGCGTACTCCAGTCCTCCGTACAAGGCGCCCCAATCGGACACAACAAATCCCTACCGATAGTTAATAGGTAATAAAAAGCGGACCTGAAATCGTCTAACACGGACCTCAAAACCAAGCTCTCCCTTAAGAAGACCATTCAGCGACTTGTCGTTCGCGCAACCATATGTCTGATTTAAACGTTGGTAAGAACACATGATGTTAGCAGATCCAGCTTTGACAGTGTCTTGGAACGGCCTGTCCGTATTTAATTAGCTAAAACACTTCTCAGTCTAGCAACAACAGACTTTTACGTACCACAGGAAGAGCTCATGCATAGCCTTGTCATCAATATTTGTTGACACGGCCTCGGTATCTCCATCGGGGACTCTATTGAGTTCTTGCTCATTGCCAATATAATGCTTTACAGAATTAGTCTCGTAAAGACACCTTCAACATTAAAGTCGTTCTCACCTTTGTACTAGTTATGACGTTTGATCCTTGGACTCCTTGGACAGTTTCTGCCGCAAGTGCGCCGCTGAGGTGGGGGTCTGCCGACGAGCCCTCCCAGTTTCGACCGCCTCGGACAACCGTCCATGCTGGACCAACTACAGGTCCGAGGAGGACGTTCACGCCTTTCTTCTTAAATTCCCTACCCATTGCAGCACCTCGCTTCTGGGTCAAGTCCTTGTTCCAGCTGTACTTGTTAGCAGTCATGCTAATGCTTTCCACAAGGAGAGGAGACAACTTACCTTGCTCCAACGTGTATGCCACTTGGAAACCCACTGACGGCGTCTGTTGCACGTAGTCCGTTGCCAGCATCACTAAGACACATGCCCGGAAAGTTGAGTCTGGATATGGCGGCGATGTTCCCAGAACACCCATTATTTGCCGAGACACCACCAGTTAAGCTCACCTAGTGAGAATATCAGTTTTGTCGTTGGATGTATTTCATGGTTCGTAGATAAATACCTTCTCTTCAAGGgtcatcttgccaaccaTAGCTTTCGCCTTTTGGAGAGCGGCTCCCCAGTCATTGGTGCCATCTCTATGTGCTAATTCAACCATTAAATGAGAGACTCCGAATAGACCCCGGGGGCTGCACTTACTTAaagaagatgttggctgcgCCGATGCTCGCTCTCCGAGCAGAGGTAGTACTGCAAGAATACTAGAAAGCAGCATTGTTTCTTATCCAGGACTGTCTCAATTCTTGAATATTAAAGTTGTTCGGTAGTACACCTACATCAGGAGAGAAATTACCAAAGGTCGATCAAGAGGGGCTATCAATTAAATACTAAAAGTAAGATATACTAGTCCATGATTAGACTCAACCACAGATTGGAGCGTCGAATCTGTTCCTTACGAAGCTACAAAGGTCGGAAAGCTGCATCGGCACCACCCGCAGTCCCCTCGCGGTATAAGAAGCGACAAGATGCCATCCCGTAGGATATTTCCACAGCCGCAATGATATCCCGAGGGCATCATTAACCCCTCAATGGCAAACCGATTGGCGCGGTAGCACAATCAACTGCAGACACTTGAAATAGCTCCGACCATTTGGCCGTGGAACAGGCATCAAGGATCGACATGCAGGAGATATTTTGCGGTTACCGGCTGCCGCCGTCGACTTCACCCCCGCATTTCATTGTCCCAACCCCTGTCATGACGGTTGAGAAATGCCTTTAGATCTACAGTAACTTGCCTCATCGGTTCTTATTTTAACGAAGTATTCCCGTGGAACGCCTGTTGAACCCGGTTTGAATGATGCTGGAGTTGGGGTAAGTGGAACCAAGGGCCATAGCTTGACGTAATTTGGTCAAGATGGAAGCAAGGCTAATATGGGACTCGAGAAATACAGTCCATGTTTGGAGTAGCAAGATCAGCTGGTGGGACATTTTGTGGCTCTAGTAACTGAGCCGTACCAATCTGGCAATTACAAGTTTGCAAGTCGTTGAAATATCGCCGAGATATCTGAGATACAATCCCCACTCTTTGACAGGAGATGTAACAATGATCCGTACTTTGTGAACGAGAGCTCGCTTCTTTTCCGCACATTGACCGACGGGGTAATGGTTAGGATGGCTGTTGCACGGATAAGGATATAGTAGATATTGATCCTACACGAAGCTACATACGTTTGCGAGTCTTTGCCGAATATGCAGATGCGAAATTCTAGGAGTCGGTGGACTTGCCATGGATATATATACAAGAACAGTCAAGGCGGACAAGCCTATGCCCATTGGTGCAGACCGTCATATTTgtgacaaccacaacatgTCCTCCGTCAAAATATCTTGGCTCCCGTCGCAAATACAACTAACACGATCAACTTGTGGTATGAGGTCCGGTGTAAGCCAGGACGCAGAGACAACGGCGCAGCTGAAACCCTCCACCAGCTGGAAAGTTGATAGCCTTGTCATCACCAGCCAACGTATAGAGCGCATATGCTATAGTAGTGGCAATGATATGTCAATGAGTAGGAGAATTTTTACTTTCAAGCCAGGACATGTATTCAATTGTCAACAGACAAATCCCTCAGTCGCAGGTGATCCCCAGATTCCAAATACGGTTGCTGTTTATGAGTTCCATCTATACTTCGCAGCAAAAAAAGTAGTTTCCAGGAATGTGAAATCGGGTTCAAATGTCTGAGGCATTCTGTAGCACACTTATTTCATCCAGACCTCCGAGTTCGGGCAGGTTATCGGGTCTAAAACAAAATATAGCCATACCACAATCACCATTATCCCCGCGCTATTGAAAACCGGGGAATTGGCCGGATTCAGCCGATGGATGATGCCGTTTCTCCTCTTTTTGGTTTGAAGGGCCAATTCAATCGTCAGTAATTCCCATGTCCTCTCACGATTACTTGATTTGGGTCGCGTTAATGTGCCCGTACAATCTGTTTCTTCCACTCTGTAAACTACCCGCAAGGCCACTTGACAAAGGACCAAATTTCTTCTCACTCTTCTCGCGAAGTGGATGATGGCCGACTCTCTAGACGACCCTCATGTTACTCTTATTGAGCTAACACAAGATGAACtaaaaacaaagaaaataGGTTCTCATCATCTACAGGCTGCGGTCGAGGCACTCCATCGCGACGGCATAGTGGCACTTAAGAACGCAGTTGACATGTCTCACCTTGACAAGCTAAATGCGCGAATGGTTCCCGAGGCCGAAAGGCTATACGCTCAACCAGCAACGCATCGCAACTTTGGAAGGAACACGGGGAATATCCAACAAGAGCCTGTATTGGAAGAAGGCTACATCTTTGACGACATCATCGCGAACCCATGGGCAACCGACATAATCCAGTGCATGCTCGGACCAAGGACAACAGTTCGATTCTATAGCGCGAATACTGCGTTCAAAGCTACCGATCGCCAGCCTCCCCATATTGACGTGACCTTTGATATTCCAAGAATACCATTTGGCTACTgcgtcaacatcaacctcgtCGACACAACGCCGGAGAACGGGTCCACGGAAGTATGGCTAGGTTCGCACACCCAAACTGACAAGAGTGTCCTTGACTTTTCCGGGGTTCATTACCAAATTCGCAAAGACCTTCAGGATGAACGGCGCGAAATTAGTCCACCGATTCAGCCGAATTTGCCGAAAGGTTCGCTCATCATAAGGGACTTTAGGCTTTGGCACGCTGGGAGACCGAATAAGACGGACGATCCGCGGGTGATGCTCGTTTCAGTGCAGTTTCCTCATTGGTATAGAAGTAATCTGAAGATGAGGTTGCCAGTTAGTGTCAAGGATAAGATTGACTGGGCTGATGCGGTGCCATGTGTTGAGTGGATGCCAGAGGGGTATGATTACTTGCAAGGCGCGCATGATCATGATTTTATTTTGCTACCATGATTGTTGATAGTTGGTAGGTACAAGCCGGCCTGAGCTCGTGTATACTTTGAAGCATAGTCATGGAACCTACTAGGGAATAGGGAGCTACAATTTGCGCAATAAGTACATCGCCTGTAGGCCAGCGCCGGTTGTTACTTGTAGTCGAATACTCTGTCCGTCGACTCTCACCAGCAAGGTAATCCATTGTCACGTACATCAAATTTGAGCTACTCAGATAAGAGGGCAGCCCATATGTCCATAAGCTTAGTACGGGCAACCCATTGGGCGGACGTCGTATTAAGTTTGCCATGTTTCGCGAATTCATCCAAGTTCTCTTTGGTCATCTAGCACACGTGTGTGACGGTCATGGCAACCTGCATCCTCACAATATCATGGAATGAGACTTTGTTGCCTGGTATTCCCAACTACTGCCACATGTAAACCCTGGGATGGAGAACTGAGCATGCTTTCAAACCAAGTATGAGTAGCAAGCACCTGAGTCTTCTTGTGCCAGGTATGACGATGCAAACTCAATGTCAGGGTATTCGCCTTTGTATATCGCAATGCCGGGCTTTTGTAAGCCTAGTTGTGGGTGGACGGTGTTGGTGCCTGCCGGTATGAGCTTTCTCCCGGAACCAAGACTCCGAATAGTCCAAGGAATTCCCAACAGGCCGTGGGTGAAATGCTGACTGACAGACAGCCCAAGGCAGCGAGACAACGGACAAATACCGTTATGCTTACGAAGTAAGATGCGCCAAAAGCGATTTACGGCAGCGCGTAACCACACACCTTCGGTTGGCTTAGGCCTAAAAGGGAAACAAGTCTTGCGACATGGGTGACCGGTGGCAGAAAGATTAGCGAATAGGGTTCTGGCTTGGCTCGTATTTTGGGTAGCTGAACCGTTGACAGGAATGCAGAGCTGGGGTCTTGTGTTCTCATCCCCGCAAGTTGTCAAGCATCCTGAATGAGACAGGGTCAAGGGCAAACTAGATCAAGATGACGGAAATGAAATTGCTCCTGTATTTAAAGAACGGTCTACAGATGCCATACCTTGCcgcctcttctcttttcgGACCTTCGATAGCATACCTCTTTACCAATTAACTTATAAGATTCGATTTCGCGTCTAGTCACCATGAGACTTTCACCATTCCGCACTCTAGCAACTCTATTTGGGTAAGAAAGCCATTTACAGTATCCAATTTGCTTCTATTAACATCACGAATCAACAGAGTCGCATGCCTCGTCCAAGCAGAAGGGCCATGTCCAACCATCACGTCCACCTTTGACGTCTGCCAGTCCTGCTGCGTGCCCGACTGCACCATCACGCAGACTCTCACGAACCGACACGACTGTCCCGCCAAAGTAGCCACCGTCATGACCTATTTTCCGTGCTGTACGAATAAATGCCCGAAGGGCTGCGCAACAACCAGCTACTCAGTCGTTCCTCCCGAGGCTCCCACGCCGACGAATCCGTGTCCAACAGTCACGAAGACGGTGGGCACATGTACAAGCTGCAATAAACCTCCGTGCGGTCATAAGGAAACCATTTCATTCCGTACTGACTGTCCGTGGCCacctccaacttcaacataCTCTAATTGCTGGTGGCCGTGCCCGACGGGGTGCTCAACCCGGTACACTACAACGGGTGTGCCAACCTTTAATTGCGCCTTGATACCTCGTGCGACTCTGTAGCGATGGGATGACAATCTTTCGAGCATTTGAGGATGTTGTGTTCGCTAGTTTGAGCACGCAGTTGGTAGAAACGTGCCGTTTTACATGTCAAATTGCAAAATCCCAGCTTGCTGGTCTCTAGTAGGTTCTCGAAAATTAGCAAAGACCTTCTACGGAATCTAGCTAGAAGGATTTATCTATCTTGATATTTAGTCGAATAAAAACTCTGCGAGGCGCGCTCTAGCATCATTCCCATCCCAGTTGACAATTCGCCTGTCGTCCAactccttcatcttgcacTCAACAAATGGTTCCATAGcttccccctcctcctcgctcAATAAATAAACTCTCGTCTTCCATAGATCATCCTTGGTTACATTCCCGTCCCGTTTTCCGAAAAGTCTCTCATCCAAGAATCTCCAAAACATTGTATCAAATACCCAGCTTTTCCTCGCCCCATAGCTAAGGAAGAATCTGCCGGTTTCCCAGCTTTCCCTCATATATCTCGAGAGGGGTGCAGGCAGAGAACTGGAGACGGCTTTGACATCGTCCGCTTCCGCCTTTTCCATTGCCACCAGCCAAATTTTGAGGTACTCCTCATACTTTTGTACCCAGTCATCGATATCTGGCAACCACATCTCAGCCGTTTGGAGGAGAAGCCACCAGGGCGGATCGAGGACAAATTGCGTGGGTCCAACATAGGCGAATTCCCAGtcaacaaaggcagcaatgTCGTCTGATTTGGTAAGTAGCATATTACCCGCGCGGAAGTCATCGCCCCAAAGACGAAAGGACTGCGTATTATCTGGCGCGGGAGCAAGGGTAGAGGAGGGAATTTGAGATGATTGGGCAGACCAATTGTCGGTAGCGAATCCAAACTTGGACAGTTAACCGTCTTTAGCAAGCCGGCGGAAGATTTGTCGAGCGACGTATTTATTTCGACAGTCATCCGCTGAGGTTATGGCATCGTTCTGTTGAAAGATGAGCTGTGCGATATGCATCTCTGCTAATGCCGTGTACCACTCATCAGCTGTGTTAAAAGTTGTGCCTTGTGGAGGTAACACCTCGCGAGGGATGTTAGCCAGCCGGATCATGTCAGTCATGTTGTGAGTTATTGGCCTTCCTGCAACTTCACATCTGCCTTGGACTTCCATCAACGAGCCAATTTTGGGAAACTGTACTCGGGTCATTTGCAGCAAATAACGTGATACCTGTTGCCACAGACTTTCCAAAATAGAGTGACcaagagtcaagtccagACTATGAGTTGCAGTTGGATCTTCGCTTGGTCGAGTTAACCTTGCCGACATATCTTGATGGTGGTCAACATGGTCCATGAGGACAAATGGGCCAACAGAAGATTCAGAACCATAGAAAAGAAGCCGCGGGGTAGGTAGACATGTCTTGGCAGCAACTAGATTTGCCGTTGCCGCTTCCTGCAAGATCTTTTCCTCGGGAAACTGGACAAGTGAAGGGCATGGCAGTCGCACCATAATATCAGAAGAAGAGTCTCCATCAAGCCGAACCCTATAGAGGGTGTTGAAGCCTCCGCCAATCAAAGGGGGTACTATTTTTGCTGATTTCCCGAGTTTTCCGTGCACGAATTCTTCCACCTTGCGGCAAAAAGGTATGTGCCGTAACTGTTTCAGTGCTTTATCAACGTCCTCATCATTCTTGTCCCAGACGTCGTCCAACTTTCCCTGTCCGTCGTACATGATTGTTGATCAGCTCGAGGTCTCTCGACGCTTGCGGTCAAGATTGAAGGAGAGAGACAGGTCCCGCTTGGAGGCCTATTTAACACGAGCGTTGGTTAAGGGTGTGACCAAGAAAGCCCAACATATATCCCTACCGCCCGCGCCATAGACCATTTTGACTACAAAATTAACCACGTCATGGGAGGCATCCAATGTACCGATGGCACTCGCAAACCGGCCAAGATAGTCTTACTCGCTGGCGCCGACCTAATCCAGAGTCTCGGATCCTCTATCTGGTAGGTAGTCATGTTCCCAGCTCCCAATCGGAGAAGTTAATCTAGCCTTGTTATGTTAGCTAACACTGAACGATTCCAAAGGGATTCAAAAGACATAGACCACATGTTGGGCAATTTCGGAGCCTTTGTCCTCGAACGGACCGGAACTGAGCTCGACTCAGCGCTGGCAGCATTGAAGCAATGGGACAAAAACATCCATGTTATTCGACCGGTCCGTTTTCCTCGCTATTTTTCGTCATCTCGTATTAGTTTGCTATAGCTAATACATATACTTGATTGCAGGTTGTATCGAATGACATCAGTTCCACCAAAGTTCGATTACTTTTACGTCGTTCAATGTCCATTGATTACTTGTTAGTTGCCAACGCA is a window of Pochonia chlamydosporia 170 chromosome 5, whole genome shotgun sequence DNA encoding:
- a CDS encoding metal-dependent hydrolase (similar to Cladophialophora psammophila CBS 110553 XP_007742159.1); its protein translation is MSLPVVDVWANPTGIYIPETARLFAQSHADPELGNRRHTPAEVIAKMDEAGVSQILLAAWNRPGSVIFSNEQVAEYTRAYPTRIFGLVSVDLHDPVAAVKELDHYVRVEGFKGLRVVPWLWNLPPTDAHYWPLYVKCIELDVPFCTQIGHTGPLCPSEVGRPIPYIDEIALKFPALKIVGGHLGYPWIGEAVSVAWKHENVYIDTSAWSPKYYPPEFFTFANTTGRKKVMFGTNFPQLGWKACVDAVKELGTGTTKGLREDVVRDFMAGNARRVFKLPEPTFEGAASRL
- a CDS encoding glycosyl hydrolase (similar to Neosartorya fischeri NRRL 181 XP_001261853.1) — its product is MLLSSILAVLPLLGERASAQPTSSLTHRDGTNDWGAALQKAKAMVGKMTLEEKVSLTGGVSANNGCSGNIAAISRLNFPGMCLSDAGNGLRATDAVSGFPSGIHVGASWNKDLTQKRGAAMGREFKKKGVNVLLGPVVGPAWTVVRGGRNWEGSSADPHLSGALAAETVQGVQGSNVITSTKHYIGNEQELNRVPDGDTEAVSTNIDDKAMHELFLWPFQDTVKAGSANIMCSYQRLNQTYGCANDKSLNGLLKGELGFEGFVVSDWGALYGGLEYATGGLDMGMPDAGTWGKTLINAVNNGSFPEARVTDMATRIIAAWYQVGQDQGFPKPGIGMPKSVSKPHDVIEGRDPNDLPIIQQGAIEGHVLVKNDRNTLPLQHPKIVSIFGYSANTPPKWTAAEDTDGSWTTGQAPALGLHNDQTPIGPKGTLFGGGGSGAVTPASFTSPQDALAAKAAKDGFTLHQDLNSSKPVVNSASDACIVFGNAWSSEGSDRPALQDEYTDTLIKSVASQCSKTIVVLHNAGVRLVDGFVDHPNVTAVLFAHLPGQDSGNALVSLLWGESNPSGKIPYTVARQESDYGPLLSPFAQSGSKSPQADYNQGIYTDYKYFEKNHIQPRYEFGYGLSYTRYDYSNIKLQGPSGNFQSQWPQDKISIGGQEDLWETIATVSFTLVNGGHVDGAEAAQLYVRIPGLRAKQLRGFEKPFLKAGQKTDVTFQLTRRDLSVWNTEAQKWQLQKGQYEIYIGRSSTKLPLKTYLTI
- a CDS encoding phytanoyl- dioxygenase family protein (similar to Togninia minima UCRPA7 XP_007918508.1); amino-acid sequence: MADSLDDPHVTLIELTQDELKTKKIGSHHLQAAVEALHRDGIVALKNAVDMSHLDKLNARMVPEAERLYAQPATHRNFGRNTGNIQQEPVLEEGYIFDDIIANPWATDIIQCMLGPRTTVRFYSANTAFKATDRQPPHIDVTFDIPRIPFGYCVNINLVDTTPENGSTEVWLGSHTQTDKSVLDFSGVHYQIRKDLQDERREISPPIQPNLPKGSLIIRDFRLWHAGRPNKTDDPRVMLVSVQFPHWYRSNLKMRLPVSVKDKIDWADAVPCVEWMPEGYDYLQGAHDHDFILLP
- a CDS encoding nicotinamide mononucleotide adenylyl transferase (similar to Metarhizium robertsii ARSEF 23 XP_007818328.1), with product MGGIQCTDGTRKPAKIVLLAGADLIQSLGSSIWDSKDIDHMLGNFGAFVLERTGTELDSALAALKQWDKNIHVIRPVVSNDISSTKVRLLLRRSMSIDYLIPDVVIDYIQEHHLYRDLDFAKPSKEKTLATAGPSPS